In the Archocentrus centrarchus isolate MPI-CPG fArcCen1 chromosome 11, fArcCen1, whole genome shotgun sequence genome, GCAGAAGCAGGCCAAACAGTGGAGGACAAGGATAAGGAGGGAGTTTCAGCTGTCTCACAAATGTCAAGAGAGTGGAGGAACAAGTTCAGTCATCAACTTGAAGCTCAAATAATGCTTGGTATTAAATTATTTTCCAGCAAGAATGATatcaataaactgaagcaaaGTATTATCCACTAATGTTTCTCACATGATCAGGTACTAGTTACACTTAAGGTACCTGCCATCAACATACAGCAGGAGATTTAGTGAACCTAAGAGAAATTTCAGTAGTGAAAACAATGAGTGCTTGACTGTCAAGTGCAGAATGTGGCTAAGATCAAGTGGAtagaagacagaaacacagtaaACTCCTGAGCTAGAGCGAGGAGTGAAGGCCGGACActtctagaaggactttgcTAAAGACTTAGGTGAGCTGTATTAATAGATTATCACCTCTGTGATACTGAGGTGACAGCAAATCATAATTTCAGAACCTCAGAATGCTAAACAATTGGTAAATGTCTCCCCAGGTTCATGGAGCTGCAAGGATCAGTTACACAACATCTAATGATTCTAACTTCTGACCTCTTTCTCTGCTAAACCACCACACAAATCCTGCAAGAACATTGCCACTGCTCTCCATGTTATCCATCAATGGGTTTTAAATTGCTGACAGTACTGAGTTAACGAGAGTGCAGTGAGGAGCCTCAGAGCAGACGGTCCACAGATACAATCAGACAGACATTAAAGGACAGGACACATCAGTGAAGGCCTTATCTTAGCAAGCTTTTTCTGTCTGTAGCCCCTCCTTATCCCGCCTCCTTCCCTCttgtctcttttctctctgctttagTCCTCCACCTTGGCATGCCCCTACAAGGCTCCTTTAGGAATCCCAGACTCTCTTAAATACTCTATCACTAAGTGTAGaaggaaagtaaaaaaaaaaaagagagtgtgCTCATGCGAAGATGGTAAGAAGTAGCTCAGGTTTCTGATGCATCCGATGAGTCAagagcaataaaaatgaaacttctGCCCTTATTTTTCTTTGAGTAGTTGCTCACAGTGGTGTAAACTCCAAAGGTAAAAACATCCGTGGTGCAAAAACAAGTGTATGGGGTCATGATGTGATAATGAGTTTTCTAACTTAGAGTTTtctttgtgctaagtttatattgCATTATCAATGTAACATGtacagaaattttaaaaataaaagatgaaaataacATGTAAGAGAAGAGGTCTCTGTGACAAATGGCGtggcaaaacaaacatttgccataaaaaaaatatcccaaaaGTGACCCACACACGCTGAACTAACAGTGATAAATCGCTGTGTTTGGGTATAGCCACTGTATTTACTGTTGGCAAGAGCGATGCTGCTCCACAGCATCACAATGTGCCATACACGCATAGCAGCTAGGTGCTGAGTGATCGAGAATAACCAAGTTCCCTCTGGGACTTCTGGCCTGTGCTGACTGACCCTGAACAGAATCAAAAGAGCTCAGTTACACCATGACATCATCAGGAAAAGTTTCAGATAGTGATTCATTCATTGTCAAAATACTCCATGAGCATTTTTCCATTGTTCTCCAAGTCTGGGCACAACCCTTTCTTTCGATTCCTTTGTTGCAAGAGCAGAACAGTACTGTTTCATCAATATGGGCTGTCAGTAAGTAAAACAAATGTTCCTCTGTGCtctgcattttttccccttttgcaATATTACAGATATGACTAACATTGCCATGTCAggccagttcagttcaatagcaCTTACCAACCAGTCGTGACATGGACACTGTGCACTCTGCTGCCACAGACCTCCTCTGCTCCTGAGGTTTTACACAAAACTTGCTTGCAAACTATTGTTAGTATTCTGAGTACCTGACATTAACTTTTTGTGTCTGTCTTCTTTTGGTTCATCTCACTGCTGTTCAAAACTGCTTCTGCCCCACAACGCATTCATAATGCCCAGGCACAGTAAGGATGGATGAATATTTGTGAGgtgaataaatatttattacagtGCCCTCTTGCTGAATGCAGAGATAAGAAAGCGGTTTTATTCCAATCACTTGGTACTCTTCAGGGATTCTTCCTTTACTATTGTTTTTATGTGGAGACAAAGGTTAAAATGGACCTATTATTATGATTTTCCCTTTCCTTTGTTACTGTCACATGTATACAGTATCATGCAAAGGTTTTGAGACACTTCTCATCTATTTATATTTTGGTCAGAAAATTGGAAttagatgcagcagtttattgaaatatgtgcaaacatacatgccaaatcagtatataaggcaaaaacaggctttgtacaattctaatgaccTTGAAAGACAATATTTGGAATAAGCATCTTtattcagcacagcctgaactctctttggcagctttcttgtcatttctttaagtaatcttcaggaatagttctccaggcttcctgaaggacattcaaagctcttctttggatgttggctgccttttgttctgttctctgtcaagatgatcccatactgcttcagtaatgttgaggtccgggctctggggaggccaatccatgactgatagtgttccactatgttttgttttttttaaatccaggtatgcttttactgcattggcagtgtgtttgggatcattgtcatgctgaaaaatgaggctgctgccaatcaaacactttccagatggtattgcatggtggatcaaaatctgatggtacatttctgcattcataattccatcagttttgacaaggtcttcaacaccactggctgaaatgcaaccccaaactatgacagagcccccaccatattttacagatggcagcagacactcactgtttcaGATAGTGTTCACCTgttatagttttttcttttgtcctccaattgttatcagtttttttgtttgtttgtttgtttgtttgtttgtttggttggttggttttttttggggggggggcaagttTTTGGGTAATAGCTCCTTAGGAATCACCTCACTGGTGCAGAAATACTATTTTGTGTCTGTCAAATTGTACAAGAACAAAGACTGGACttaaagtgaaaaagcagccaatgtcccatctatctacactatattgccaaaggtattcactcacccatccaaatcattgaattcaggtgttccaatcccTTTCATGGCCACAAgtatataaaaccaagcacctaggcatgcagactgcctctacaaacacttgtgaaagaatgagttgccctaggagctcagtgaattccagcgtggtactgtgataggatgccacctgtgcaacaagtccagtagtgaaatttcctcactactaaatattccacagtcaaatgttagtggtattataacaaaatggaagtgattgggaatgacagcaactcaaccacaaagtggtaggccacgtaaaagcacagagcggggtcagcagatgtTGATGCGCATAGTAAACAAAGGTCAccagctttctgcagagtcatcaCTAGAGACATAAAAGCAtaatgtggccttcagattagctgaaGAGCCTTACCATATCCACATTTTTAGAGAGAAACCTCAGTGAGGCCTCTTCATTAGACAGAAAGAAATTATTATAGAGCATTTGGAAAGACCTTCATTATCTTCATATCTGAATATGTGTGGAAAGCCTGAACTCACCTCCCGACATTTCTCAACTCTTACATCTTCTCACCTGCCAGGCTGCAGTGTTTTTGATCCCGATAGATCTAATGAGCAGGACTCAAGCATAATTACCACGGAGCAATCAGCAGAAAATGAGAataattcttttattttagtAACCTGAATCAGTTATGTCATGTCATTCCCTAACTGTACGGTGTCAAAACAGCAATTTGGCATAATTTTCTGTCTCCTCCAATCCATTCTTTGGGATATAATTTAGGCCCCATTTTGGTCCCGTCCTGCACCTTGCGCTCTAAGCTTGTCACTGTCTAGACACATTGAATTATCCCCAGCTGTCTGTTTTCATTGTGAGAGCATGATATTTAACTATGGTTTGGTTTAATGGATGTTTAATGCTCCATTTATCATCATGATTTCAAGGACAGCATAATACTAAACCTGTATGGCTAATAAGGTTTAATAGTGCTGTCAATCTTGCATCAAAGACTATacagtttatttaaacaaaaaactggGGCAGGACTCGTTTTTAACCACACTGTCCTGAAACAAAACTAATTTAAAATATCATAATTGAAGGAATATTTTGAAAAGCATGTTAAGATCTAAGATCTACTGAAGTGTTTTCTTTACAATGATCTGATTTTACTCATTTCCTTTCTCACATTCATCAGTCAGGCTTGTGCTATCTGTAGCTGCCTGTATGCTTCTCCATGCAAGAGCTTCGTGAGACCagagcaaataaaaaacaaagacacaacagCATTAAAGACTCCTGACTCCAGGAAGGGTGTCCCCGTATCCTCTCTTAGTGGAATAGGGTGTCCTGCACTGGAATGTGGACTAAAAGGATCACACATCCTGGAATGCTGGGAATGTTAATAATGAAATAGGTATTCATGCCAGGAAGATGTTTGTAGGGTTCTTGCTAAGACTTTCctagaaaccttttttttttctccagaagaCTGATGTGACGTCCAAAAAATGGCACGCAGGGTCGATGTTAAATGGCGCTGCGTCTTTGTAGTGCCCCAGGTGTTCCTGCCAGATTGTGAAATTTACAAGGAACATTTTTAAAGGTTAGTTTTTGGAATTACATGAGtatgaagagagagaaaaagagaggaacTGAAGACATTAAGCCCAGTAAGAAGAATAATGGCAAGAAGAAttagttaaaacaaaacaggaagttacATTTTTGGCAAATGCCATGAAAGCAAAGTCTGCTTACTCTTTGGACTGCATCACAAGGTCTTCATCAGCAGATGCCAttaaactatctacagcaggaCTTCATGCCCACGCTGGTACATTCATTTCACTGTCACCGGTGTGACCAAAGTAACTGGCTTTAAATTGAAATTGTTTTCTCAACTTCTGTTTCTAAATTTGATAATCCAACAGTTGATTACTAAATTTAGAAACAGAAGTTGCTCTTGGACTTGTTTTCCCCCTTCTATAAAATAAACGGGGGAAAACAAGTCCAAGAGCCTATATAAGATCATCGTAGAGATGGTAACACATGAGCACTTAAGTGGGAGCATGAATGAAGTTCAGGAACACAACAACATGCATGGAGCTGTGATCGTGTTTCTGCAGCCGGATAATGTCGCCCTCGTGTGGCTGACAGGAGAAAATCAAGAGTTGATAAACGAGAGCTTTAAGTAATGTGTTATACACAGAAACAGGCTAAGACAGTGGAGGAAAAAATATCGAGTCAGCCACAAATAAATGGCAAAACTGGGGTTATCAACCAGTAAATAATGCAATTTTTTATGAGTCTGTGTTGATGATGTGAAGTTGGTCCTGGTGATGAAGTTCACACAGGTTTTGGTTGTAATATAaatggttttttatttttatttatgaatcCTTCAAATTATGGTTTACACATTAGCATTTCCACtaataccagtttttaaataataatgtttaatgcttttacagtttttatgtaAGTTTTTatgtccatatatatatatatgtatatttgttgtttgtttgtgtgctgttttgtttgtttttgcgcattcagatttttgttgcatttttttttaaatatattcattATTATATGAATATATAATTTAGAGCATATATGTAtaacaatccatccatccattgtcttccgcttatcctgttcagggtcttggggggactggagcctatcacagctgacacagagcgagaggcagggtacactctgtacaggtcaccagcctgtcgcagggccaacgcagacagacagacaaccattcacactcacacctatgggcaatttagaatcaccagttaaccttaTTGTTTTCCATTGTACTTAAATTACATGGACATTTTATATGTAATCAAATTATTTAAAGTCAGCATTTTGGgcataaatatgtttttgacTGTATTTCACAAGATGATAAACTTGCCGAAACAACCATAAGCTGGTATATAACGGACGcttcatgattttattttatttatattgccaGTAAGCCGCAGTATTTGGCTGTCTCTCTGTGGCTGACCCAATACCCGTTTGAAAAAGATACTTCCGGTCCAAGCTGGGACGTCACCGGAGCCCGTTACCAAAGCAACAAGTGAACGACACAAACCTCACCTCTCTGGTCCTCCTTTCGCTCAACCGGAACAAACCAGAACCAGAACCCCATTGGCTAATCGTGAGCACACCTGTCGCTGATTGGCCTGTGTTCACGAAGAGGAGCGAGTCCTCGCGTCTCCATTAACGACCAATTAAAGGAAGGAGTAAACATGGCAAGAGAAGAGGACGCGTTTGAGcagactttttcttttattcctcTTCACACTAAGACGTTTACTTTCCTACAGGACAAAGACACCTTGGCGCGGTTAATGAAATGGTGACGAAGCAAACCTCAAataataactcaaataattttCATTGTTGGAGGATCTCTGATGGTTGTGTGTGTTACCTTAAGGTCCATGCTCGGGAGGATTTCCGCTCAGTCGTACAGTTTTGACCACAGCTTCTCCTCTTACAACAGTGGAAAATTTGCACTGGTACGTCTCTTTATGTTATtgagcaaaaaagaaaactaataatTATGCCTTATCAAGCCCATTGTGAGTGATGTGTTTTGATCGGTTGAAAAGGTCACTGTGAGTTTAGACGAAATGTGATGTGTTTGGTCACATTACAACCCCCCCATTACCCCCTCCTTGTGTGCTCAGTGTTTCTTCAAAGACCCCGAGGTGGTGTCCAGTCTGAGAAAGATGGAAGCTGGAGTCTGGGTGCCTCTTGGTATGTCATGTGCCTTTCATCACTGATATTAGGAAATTGATCTCATCTGCTCCAATTTTTGCAGTCGGATCTCTTTagatctttttttaaagtgtgtgtgtgtgtgtgtgtgtgtgtgtgtgtgtgtgtgtgtgtgtgtgcgcgcgttgCAGACAAGCCAGTGgtgtctgtcagtgtggagcCCGTGCCTTGCACTAAGGTCTCCATGGAGCTGTTTGATCCAATTTACTCTTGCGGCATCTTGAGGCCCACTGGACATGTAGTTAAATGCTTTCATGATGTCTACCCTGACTATGATGAACTCAGACAGGTAACTCCCTCATCCCTTGTCTGGCAGCcactctgtctctcactctctttctctctacaTATACATTTTAGCTCGAGTCAGTTCATGACCTCTGCAGTCCTTCCAGATGTTGCAGGACGAGGACTCTGAGCGCTACTATGTGGTCGGGAGGGAGGAGCGGGGAGAGTTCCTGTTTAGGCTCTTCAAGCACTTGTGTCTTGGGGGAGAGCTCTGTCAGTACGAAGACGCCATTGATCCTTACATCAGCACCACAAAGCAAGTATACAAAGATCTGATCAGGTGAATCTGCCTCCATATTTAATTTGTCCGAGTTTACACACATTACACATTATATGCACAAATCATTCATGACCTAATGATGAGATActgatgtgtttattttgtaGCGTGCAGAAGGAcccagaaacaaaaaagatcagTGTGGTCTCCACCGTCATCAAAATTTGTGTATTTGTAAGTCACTGGTTCAGTGTCTGTTTGTGCCACTTGTGTGAATAAGAAGCTAGAGTCATTTAAGAAAAGCAAGTGTTGGAGGGGAGGATAAATATACAACATAAACGTGCACATATTGACATTTTATAGACTTATAGTCACTTACAGCTATACTGAAGTTAATGAGTATTTGATGGAAAGTTTTGTAACACAGAAAGTTTGACACCATaatatttaaagaaatctttaaTGCCAGTACAATTTTCAAGATGCTCTCTTTGATGACACTGTCTaac is a window encoding:
- the cfap300 gene encoding cilia- and flagella-associated protein 300 isoform X2; its protein translation is MAREEDAFEQTFSFIPLHTKTFTFLQDKDTLARLMKWSMLGRISAQSYSFDHSFSSYNSGKFALCFFKDPEVVSSLRKMEAGVWVPLDKPVVSVSVEPVPCTKVSMELFDPIYSCGILRPTGHVVKCFHDVYPDYDELRQMLQDEDSERYYVVGREERGEFLFRLFKHLCLGGELCQYEDAIDPYISTTKQVYKDLISVQKDPETKKISVVSTVIKICVFDKSGRCYPGTREEEQTFAYLIVDPYKRHVTLFCHFYGVGEFTV
- the cfap300 gene encoding cilia- and flagella-associated protein 300 isoform X1, with the translated sequence MAREEDAFEQTFSFIPLHTKTFTFLQDKDTLARLMKWSMLGRISAQSYSFDHSFSSYNSGKFALCFFKDPEVVSSLRKMEAGVWVPLDKPVVSVSVEPVPCTKVSMELFDPIYSCGILRPTGHVVKCFHDVYPDYDELRQMLQDEDSERYYVVGREERGEFLFRLFKHLCLGGELCQYEDAIDPYISTTNVQKDPETKKISVVSTVIKICVFDKSGRCYPGTREEEQTFAYLIVDPYKRHVTLFCHFYGVGEFTV